A region of Mustela lutreola isolate mMusLut2 chromosome 17, mMusLut2.pri, whole genome shotgun sequence DNA encodes the following proteins:
- the ATXN2L gene encoding ataxin-2-like protein isoform X1, translated as MLKPQPPQQTSQPQPPPPTPQAVARRPPGGASPPNGGLAGPLAPTSAPAGPPAAASPCLGPAAAAGSGPRRGAEGIGAPQPPPQPQHQERPGAAAVGSARGQSTGKGPPQSPVFEGVYNNSRMLHFLTAVVGSTCDVRVKNGTTYEGIFKTLSSKFELAVDAVHRKASEPAGGPRREDIVDTMVFKPSDVMLVHFRNVDFNYATKDKFTDSAIAMNSKVNGEHKEKVLQRWEGGDSNSDDYDLESDMSNGWDPNEMFKFNEENYGVKTTYDSSLSSYTVPLEKDNSEEFRQRELRAAQLAREIESSPQYRLRIAMENDDGRTEEEKHSAVQRQGSGRESPGLAAREGKYIPLPQRVREGPRGGVRCSSSRGGRPGLSSLPPRGPHHLDSSSPGPGSETRGINGGPSRMSPKAQRPLRGGAKTLSSPSSRPSGEASVAPPPAAFPFLPVGRMYPPRSPKSAAPAPVSASCPDAPMGSAVPTSSASIPVTSSVVDPGVGSISPASPKISLAPTDVKELPAKEPGRTLESQELSRIAGKVPGLQNEQKRFQLEELRRFGAQFKLQSSGSPEPGLDPFPPRVVKEEAKGNEKEADGLSASEPVGSPGSAKTESVSDKEDKPPLPPAGGTEGPEQPLPSCPSQTGSPPVGLLKGDDKDEGPVAEQVKKSTLNPNAKEFNPTKPLLSVNKSTSTPTSPGPRTHSTPSIPVLTAGQSGLYSPQYISYIPQIHMGPAVQAPQMYPYPVSNSVPGQQGKYRGAKGSLPPQRSDQHQPASAPPMMQAAAAAGPPLVAATPYSSYIPYTPQQFPGQPAMMQPMAHYPSQPVFAPMLQSNPRMLTSGSHPQAIVSSSTPQYPSAEQPTAQALYATVHQSYPHHATQLHAHQPQPATTPTGSQPQSQHAAPSPVQHQAGQAPHLGSGQPQQNLYHPGALTGTPPSLPPGPSAQSPQSSFPQPAAVYAIHAHQQLPHGFTNMAHVTQAHVQTGITAAPPPHPGAPHPPQVMLLHPPQSHGGPPQGAVPQSGVPALSASTPSPYPYIGHPQGEQPGQAPGFPGGADDRIREFSLAGGMWHGRADGLPVGQDARVLGGE; from the exons ATGTTGAAGCCTCAGCCGCCACAGCAGACCTCCCAGCCCCAGCCGCCGCCCCCCACGCCCCAGGCCGTGGCCCGCCGGCCTCCCGGGGGCGCCAGCCCTCCCAACGGCGGCCTCGCGGGGCCCCTGGCCCCCACCTCGGCTCCCGCAGGGCCTCCCGCGGCCGCTTCGCCCTGCCTGGGgcctgccgccgccgccgggagCGGGCCCCGCCGGGGAGCCGAGGGCATCGGGGCGCCGCAGCCCCCGCCGCAGCCGCAGCATCAGGAGAGGCCGGGGGCGGCGGCCGTCGGCAGCGCCAG gGGACAGAGCACAGGAAAGGGACCCCCACAGTCTCCG GTGTTCGAGGGTGTCTACAACAATTCCAGAATGCTGCATTTTCTTACAGCTGTTGTG GGCTCCACCTGTGATGTGAGGGTGAAGAATGGCACCACCTACGAAGGTATCTTCAAGACTCTGAGCTCCAAG TTTGAATTAGCAGTAGACGCTGTACACCGGAAAGCATCTGAGCCAGCAGGTGGCCCTCGTCGGGAAGACATTGTGGACACCATGGTGTTTAAGCCAAGCGATGTCATGCTCGTCCACTTCCGAAATGTTGACTTCAATTATGCTACTAAAG ATAAGTTCACTGATTCAGCCATTGCCATGAACTCGAAGGTGAACGGGGAGCACAAAGAGAAGGTGCTCCAGCGCTGGGAAGGGGGCGACAGCAACAGCGATGACTATGACCTGGAGTCGGACATG tcCAACGGCTGGGACCCCAACGAAATGTTCAAGTTCAACGAGGAGAACTATGGTGTGAAGACTACATATGACAGCAGTCTTTCTTCGTACAC GGTGCCCTTGGAGAAGGACAACTCAGAAGAGTTTCGTCAGCGGGAGCTGCGTGCAGCCCAGTTGGCTCGGGAGATTGAATCGAGCCCCCAGTACCGCCTGCGAATCGCCATGGAGAATGACGACGGGCGCACGGAGGAGGAGAAGCACAGCGCGGTGCAGCGGCAGGGCTCGGGCCGGGAGAGCCCCGGCTTGGCGGCACG GGAGGGAAAGTACATCCCTCTACCCCAGCGAGTTCGGGAAGGTCCCCGGGGAGGAGTTCGATGCAGTAGTTCCCGTGGTGGCCGACCGGGCCTTAGCTCTTTGCCACCTCGTGGCCCTCACCACCTTGACAGTAGCAGCCCCGGCCCGGGTTCGGAGACACGTGGTATCAATGGAG gccctTCCCGCATGTCCCCTAAGGCACAGCGGCCCCTGAGAGGTGGTGCCAAGACTCTGTCTTCACCCAGCAGTAGGCCTTCTGGAGAAGCTTCTGTTGCGCCTCCTCCTGCAG ctttccctttccttccagtGGGCCGGATGTACCCCCCGCGCTCTCCCAAGTCGGCTGCTCCTGCCCCAGTCTCCGCTTCCTGTCCTGATGCCCCCATGGGCTCAGCAGTACCGACCTCTTCGGCTTCCATCCCTGTGACATCATCGGTCGTGGATCCTGGAGTAGGCTCCATTTCCCCTGCTTCTCCAAAGATCTCATTGGCCCCCACAGATG TAAAAGAACTTCCAGCCAAGGAACCTGGGAGGACTCTGGAGTCCCAGGAGCTGTCCCGGATAGCTGGGAAAG TTCCTGGCCTTCAGAATGAACAGAAGCGCTTTCAGCTGGAAGAACTGAGGAGATTTGGGGCCCAGTTTAAG CTGCAGTCCAGCGGCTCCCCTGAGCCCGGCCTGGATCCGTTTCCTCCCCGGGTCGTGAAGGAGGAGGCCAAGGGGAACGAGAAGGAGGCTGACGGTCTGTCGGCTTCGGAGCCCGTGGGGTCCCCAGGCTCCGCGAAGACGGAGTCCGTGTCAGATAAGGAGGACAAGCCACCGCTGCCGCCGGCGGGAGGCACGGAGGGCCCCGAGCAGCCCCTGCCATCTTGCCCAAGCCAAACTGGCAGCCCCCCGGTGGGCCTCCTCAAGGGAGACGACAAGGATGAGGGCCCCGTCGCCGA ACAAGTGAAGAAGTCCACACTGAACCCCAATGCCAAGGAGTTCAATCCCACAAAGCCTCTGCTGTCTGTG AATAAATCCACCAGTACCCCCACTTCTCCGGGGCCCCGGACTCATTCTACTCCCTCCATCCCGGTGCTGACAGCAGGCCAGAGTGGGCTCTACAGCCCCCAGTACATTTCCTACATACCTCAGATCCATATGGGACCGGCTGTCCAG GCCCCTCAGATGTATCCGTACCCTGTATCCAACTCTGTGCCTGGACAGCAGGGCAAATACCGGGGAGCAAAAG gctccctgcccccccagcGCTCGGACCAACACCAGCCAGCCTCAGCCCCTCCGATGATGCaggccgctgccgccgccggccCGCCCCTGGTGGCTGCCACGCCGTACTCCTCCTACATCCCTTACACGCCGCAGCAGTTCCCCGGCCAGCCCGCCATGATGCAGCCCATGGCCCACTACCCCTCGCAG CCGGTGTTTGCCCCCATGCTCCAGAGCAACCCACGCATGCTGACGTCGGGGAGCCATCCCCAGGCCATCGTGTCGTCCTCCACCCCTCAGTACCCTTCTGCAGAGCAGCCCACCGCCCAAGCCctctatg CCACTGTTCACCAGTCCTATCCACACCACGCCACGCAGCTCCATGCCCACCAGCCGCAGCCGGCCACCACGCCTACTGGGAGCCAGCCGCAGTCGCAGCATGCGGCCCCCAGTCCCGTCCAG CACCAGGCGGGGCAGGCCCCACACCTGGGCAGTGGACAGCCACAGCAGAATCTgtaccacccaggggccctgacagGCACGCCGCCTTCTCTGCCACCGGGACCTTCTGCCCAGTCCCCTCAGAGCAGCTTCCCCCAGCCAGCCGCTGTGTATGCCATCCATGCCCACCAGCAGCTGCCCCACGGCTTCACCAACATGGCCCACGTTACCCAG GCCCATGTCCAAACTGGAATCACAGCAGCCCCGCCCCCTCACCCTGGGGCTCCCCACCcgccccaggtgatgctgctgcaCCCACCCCAGAGCCATGGGGGCCCCCCCCAAGGCGCGGTGCCCCAGAGTGGGGTGCCTGCACTCTCAGCTTCCACACCCTCACCCTACCCCTACATCGGACACCCCCAAGGTGAGCAGCCCGGCCAGGCGCCTGGATTTCCAGGAGGAGCCGATGACAGGATTCGTGAGTTCTCGTTAGCTGGGGGAATGTGGCATGGACGAGCCGACGGGCTGCCGGTGGGGCAGGATGCTCGGGTTCTGGGAGGGGAGTGA
- the ATXN2L gene encoding ataxin-2-like protein isoform X2, with amino-acid sequence MLKPQPPQQTSQPQPPPPTPQAVARRPPGGASPPNGGLAGPLAPTSAPAGPPAAASPCLGPAAAAGSGPRRGAEGIGAPQPPPQPQHQERPGAAAVGSARGQSTGKGPPQSPVFEGVYNNSRMLHFLTAVVGSTCDVRVKNGTTYEGIFKTLSSKFELAVDAVHRKASEPAGGPRREDIVDTMVFKPSDVMLVHFRNVDFNYATKDKFTDSAIAMNSKVNGEHKEKVLQRWEGGDSNSDDYDLESDMSNGWDPNEMFKFNEENYGVKTTYDSSLSSYTVPLEKDNSEEFRQRELRAAQLAREIESSPQYRLRIAMENDDGRTEEEKHSAVQRQGSGRESPGLAAREGKYIPLPQRVREGPRGGVRCSSSRGGRPGLSSLPPRGPHHLDSSSPGPGSETRGINGGPSRMSPKAQRPLRGGAKTLSSPSSRPSGEASVAPPPAVGRMYPPRSPKSAAPAPVSASCPDAPMGSAVPTSSASIPVTSSVVDPGVGSISPASPKISLAPTDVKELPAKEPGRTLESQELSRIAGKVPGLQNEQKRFQLEELRRFGAQFKLQSSGSPEPGLDPFPPRVVKEEAKGNEKEADGLSASEPVGSPGSAKTESVSDKEDKPPLPPAGGTEGPEQPLPSCPSQTGSPPVGLLKGDDKDEGPVAEQVKKSTLNPNAKEFNPTKPLLSVNKSTSTPTSPGPRTHSTPSIPVLTAGQSGLYSPQYISYIPQIHMGPAVQAPQMYPYPVSNSVPGQQGKYRGAKGSLPPQRSDQHQPASAPPMMQAAAAAGPPLVAATPYSSYIPYTPQQFPGQPAMMQPMAHYPSQPVFAPMLQSNPRMLTSGSHPQAIVSSSTPQYPSAEQPTAQALYATVHQSYPHHATQLHAHQPQPATTPTGSQPQSQHAAPSPVQHQAGQAPHLGSGQPQQNLYHPGALTGTPPSLPPGPSAQSPQSSFPQPAAVYAIHAHQQLPHGFTNMAHVTQAHVQTGITAAPPPHPGAPHPPQVMLLHPPQSHGGPPQGAVPQSGVPALSASTPSPYPYIGHPQGEQPGQAPGFPGGADDRIREFSLAGGMWHGRADGLPVGQDARVLGGE; translated from the exons ATGTTGAAGCCTCAGCCGCCACAGCAGACCTCCCAGCCCCAGCCGCCGCCCCCCACGCCCCAGGCCGTGGCCCGCCGGCCTCCCGGGGGCGCCAGCCCTCCCAACGGCGGCCTCGCGGGGCCCCTGGCCCCCACCTCGGCTCCCGCAGGGCCTCCCGCGGCCGCTTCGCCCTGCCTGGGgcctgccgccgccgccgggagCGGGCCCCGCCGGGGAGCCGAGGGCATCGGGGCGCCGCAGCCCCCGCCGCAGCCGCAGCATCAGGAGAGGCCGGGGGCGGCGGCCGTCGGCAGCGCCAG gGGACAGAGCACAGGAAAGGGACCCCCACAGTCTCCG GTGTTCGAGGGTGTCTACAACAATTCCAGAATGCTGCATTTTCTTACAGCTGTTGTG GGCTCCACCTGTGATGTGAGGGTGAAGAATGGCACCACCTACGAAGGTATCTTCAAGACTCTGAGCTCCAAG TTTGAATTAGCAGTAGACGCTGTACACCGGAAAGCATCTGAGCCAGCAGGTGGCCCTCGTCGGGAAGACATTGTGGACACCATGGTGTTTAAGCCAAGCGATGTCATGCTCGTCCACTTCCGAAATGTTGACTTCAATTATGCTACTAAAG ATAAGTTCACTGATTCAGCCATTGCCATGAACTCGAAGGTGAACGGGGAGCACAAAGAGAAGGTGCTCCAGCGCTGGGAAGGGGGCGACAGCAACAGCGATGACTATGACCTGGAGTCGGACATG tcCAACGGCTGGGACCCCAACGAAATGTTCAAGTTCAACGAGGAGAACTATGGTGTGAAGACTACATATGACAGCAGTCTTTCTTCGTACAC GGTGCCCTTGGAGAAGGACAACTCAGAAGAGTTTCGTCAGCGGGAGCTGCGTGCAGCCCAGTTGGCTCGGGAGATTGAATCGAGCCCCCAGTACCGCCTGCGAATCGCCATGGAGAATGACGACGGGCGCACGGAGGAGGAGAAGCACAGCGCGGTGCAGCGGCAGGGCTCGGGCCGGGAGAGCCCCGGCTTGGCGGCACG GGAGGGAAAGTACATCCCTCTACCCCAGCGAGTTCGGGAAGGTCCCCGGGGAGGAGTTCGATGCAGTAGTTCCCGTGGTGGCCGACCGGGCCTTAGCTCTTTGCCACCTCGTGGCCCTCACCACCTTGACAGTAGCAGCCCCGGCCCGGGTTCGGAGACACGTGGTATCAATGGAG gccctTCCCGCATGTCCCCTAAGGCACAGCGGCCCCTGAGAGGTGGTGCCAAGACTCTGTCTTCACCCAGCAGTAGGCCTTCTGGAGAAGCTTCTGTTGCGCCTCCTCCTGCAG tGGGCCGGATGTACCCCCCGCGCTCTCCCAAGTCGGCTGCTCCTGCCCCAGTCTCCGCTTCCTGTCCTGATGCCCCCATGGGCTCAGCAGTACCGACCTCTTCGGCTTCCATCCCTGTGACATCATCGGTCGTGGATCCTGGAGTAGGCTCCATTTCCCCTGCTTCTCCAAAGATCTCATTGGCCCCCACAGATG TAAAAGAACTTCCAGCCAAGGAACCTGGGAGGACTCTGGAGTCCCAGGAGCTGTCCCGGATAGCTGGGAAAG TTCCTGGCCTTCAGAATGAACAGAAGCGCTTTCAGCTGGAAGAACTGAGGAGATTTGGGGCCCAGTTTAAG CTGCAGTCCAGCGGCTCCCCTGAGCCCGGCCTGGATCCGTTTCCTCCCCGGGTCGTGAAGGAGGAGGCCAAGGGGAACGAGAAGGAGGCTGACGGTCTGTCGGCTTCGGAGCCCGTGGGGTCCCCAGGCTCCGCGAAGACGGAGTCCGTGTCAGATAAGGAGGACAAGCCACCGCTGCCGCCGGCGGGAGGCACGGAGGGCCCCGAGCAGCCCCTGCCATCTTGCCCAAGCCAAACTGGCAGCCCCCCGGTGGGCCTCCTCAAGGGAGACGACAAGGATGAGGGCCCCGTCGCCGA ACAAGTGAAGAAGTCCACACTGAACCCCAATGCCAAGGAGTTCAATCCCACAAAGCCTCTGCTGTCTGTG AATAAATCCACCAGTACCCCCACTTCTCCGGGGCCCCGGACTCATTCTACTCCCTCCATCCCGGTGCTGACAGCAGGCCAGAGTGGGCTCTACAGCCCCCAGTACATTTCCTACATACCTCAGATCCATATGGGACCGGCTGTCCAG GCCCCTCAGATGTATCCGTACCCTGTATCCAACTCTGTGCCTGGACAGCAGGGCAAATACCGGGGAGCAAAAG gctccctgcccccccagcGCTCGGACCAACACCAGCCAGCCTCAGCCCCTCCGATGATGCaggccgctgccgccgccggccCGCCCCTGGTGGCTGCCACGCCGTACTCCTCCTACATCCCTTACACGCCGCAGCAGTTCCCCGGCCAGCCCGCCATGATGCAGCCCATGGCCCACTACCCCTCGCAG CCGGTGTTTGCCCCCATGCTCCAGAGCAACCCACGCATGCTGACGTCGGGGAGCCATCCCCAGGCCATCGTGTCGTCCTCCACCCCTCAGTACCCTTCTGCAGAGCAGCCCACCGCCCAAGCCctctatg CCACTGTTCACCAGTCCTATCCACACCACGCCACGCAGCTCCATGCCCACCAGCCGCAGCCGGCCACCACGCCTACTGGGAGCCAGCCGCAGTCGCAGCATGCGGCCCCCAGTCCCGTCCAG CACCAGGCGGGGCAGGCCCCACACCTGGGCAGTGGACAGCCACAGCAGAATCTgtaccacccaggggccctgacagGCACGCCGCCTTCTCTGCCACCGGGACCTTCTGCCCAGTCCCCTCAGAGCAGCTTCCCCCAGCCAGCCGCTGTGTATGCCATCCATGCCCACCAGCAGCTGCCCCACGGCTTCACCAACATGGCCCACGTTACCCAG GCCCATGTCCAAACTGGAATCACAGCAGCCCCGCCCCCTCACCCTGGGGCTCCCCACCcgccccaggtgatgctgctgcaCCCACCCCAGAGCCATGGGGGCCCCCCCCAAGGCGCGGTGCCCCAGAGTGGGGTGCCTGCACTCTCAGCTTCCACACCCTCACCCTACCCCTACATCGGACACCCCCAAGGTGAGCAGCCCGGCCAGGCGCCTGGATTTCCAGGAGGAGCCGATGACAGGATTCGTGAGTTCTCGTTAGCTGGGGGAATGTGGCATGGACGAGCCGACGGGCTGCCGGTGGGGCAGGATGCTCGGGTTCTGGGAGGGGAGTGA
- the ATXN2L gene encoding ataxin-2-like protein isoform X5, with protein sequence MLKPQPPQQTSQPQPPPPTPQAVARRPPGGASPPNGGLAGPLAPTSAPAGPPAAASPCLGPAAAAGSGPRRGAEGIGAPQPPPQPQHQERPGAAAVGSARGQSTGKGPPQSPVFEGVYNNSRMLHFLTAVVGSTCDVRVKNGTTYEGIFKTLSSKFELAVDAVHRKASEPAGGPRREDIVDTMVFKPSDVMLVHFRNVDFNYATKDKFTDSAIAMNSKVNGEHKEKVLQRWEGGDSNSDDYDLESDMSNGWDPNEMFKFNEENYGVKTTYDSSLSSYTVPLEKDNSEEFRQRELRAAQLAREIESSPQYRLRIAMENDDGRTEEEKHSAVQRQGSGRESPGLAAREGKYIPLPQRVREGPRGGVRCSSSRGGRPGLSSLPPRGPHHLDSSSPGPGSETRGINGGPSRMSPKAQRPLRGGAKTLSSPSSRPSGEASVAPPPAVGRMYPPRSPKSAAPAPVSASCPDAPMGSAVPTSSASIPVTSSVVDPGVGSISPASPKISLAPTDVKELPAKEPGRTLESQELSRIAGKVPGLQNEQKRFQLEELRRFGAQFKLQSSGSPEPGLDPFPPRVVKEEAKGNEKEADGLSASEPVGSPGSAKTESVSDKEDKPPLPPAGGTEGPEQPLPSCPSQTGSPPVGLLKGDDKDEGPVAEQVKKSTLNPNAKEFNPTKPLLSVNKSTSTPTSPGPRTHSTPSIPVLTAGQSGLYSPQYISYIPQIHMGPAVQAPQMYPYPVSNSVPGQQGKYRGAKGSLPPQRSDQHQPASAPPMMQAAAAAGPPLVAATPYSSYIPYTPQQFPGQPAMMQPMAHYPSQPVFAPMLQSNPRMLTSGSHPQAIVSSSTPQYPSAEQPTAQALYATVHQSYPHHATQLHAHQPQPATTPTGSQPQSQHAAPSPVQHQAGQAPHLGSGQPQQNLYHPGALTGTPPSLPPGPSAQSPQSSFPQPAAVYAIHAHQQLPHGFTNMAHVTQAHVQTGITAAPPPHPGAPHPPQVMLLHPPQSHGGPPQGAVPQSGVPALSASTPSPYPYIGHPQGEQPGQAPGFPGGADDRILQSHPSQQLPFQPPGN encoded by the exons ATGTTGAAGCCTCAGCCGCCACAGCAGACCTCCCAGCCCCAGCCGCCGCCCCCCACGCCCCAGGCCGTGGCCCGCCGGCCTCCCGGGGGCGCCAGCCCTCCCAACGGCGGCCTCGCGGGGCCCCTGGCCCCCACCTCGGCTCCCGCAGGGCCTCCCGCGGCCGCTTCGCCCTGCCTGGGgcctgccgccgccgccgggagCGGGCCCCGCCGGGGAGCCGAGGGCATCGGGGCGCCGCAGCCCCCGCCGCAGCCGCAGCATCAGGAGAGGCCGGGGGCGGCGGCCGTCGGCAGCGCCAG gGGACAGAGCACAGGAAAGGGACCCCCACAGTCTCCG GTGTTCGAGGGTGTCTACAACAATTCCAGAATGCTGCATTTTCTTACAGCTGTTGTG GGCTCCACCTGTGATGTGAGGGTGAAGAATGGCACCACCTACGAAGGTATCTTCAAGACTCTGAGCTCCAAG TTTGAATTAGCAGTAGACGCTGTACACCGGAAAGCATCTGAGCCAGCAGGTGGCCCTCGTCGGGAAGACATTGTGGACACCATGGTGTTTAAGCCAAGCGATGTCATGCTCGTCCACTTCCGAAATGTTGACTTCAATTATGCTACTAAAG ATAAGTTCACTGATTCAGCCATTGCCATGAACTCGAAGGTGAACGGGGAGCACAAAGAGAAGGTGCTCCAGCGCTGGGAAGGGGGCGACAGCAACAGCGATGACTATGACCTGGAGTCGGACATG tcCAACGGCTGGGACCCCAACGAAATGTTCAAGTTCAACGAGGAGAACTATGGTGTGAAGACTACATATGACAGCAGTCTTTCTTCGTACAC GGTGCCCTTGGAGAAGGACAACTCAGAAGAGTTTCGTCAGCGGGAGCTGCGTGCAGCCCAGTTGGCTCGGGAGATTGAATCGAGCCCCCAGTACCGCCTGCGAATCGCCATGGAGAATGACGACGGGCGCACGGAGGAGGAGAAGCACAGCGCGGTGCAGCGGCAGGGCTCGGGCCGGGAGAGCCCCGGCTTGGCGGCACG GGAGGGAAAGTACATCCCTCTACCCCAGCGAGTTCGGGAAGGTCCCCGGGGAGGAGTTCGATGCAGTAGTTCCCGTGGTGGCCGACCGGGCCTTAGCTCTTTGCCACCTCGTGGCCCTCACCACCTTGACAGTAGCAGCCCCGGCCCGGGTTCGGAGACACGTGGTATCAATGGAG gccctTCCCGCATGTCCCCTAAGGCACAGCGGCCCCTGAGAGGTGGTGCCAAGACTCTGTCTTCACCCAGCAGTAGGCCTTCTGGAGAAGCTTCTGTTGCGCCTCCTCCTGCAG tGGGCCGGATGTACCCCCCGCGCTCTCCCAAGTCGGCTGCTCCTGCCCCAGTCTCCGCTTCCTGTCCTGATGCCCCCATGGGCTCAGCAGTACCGACCTCTTCGGCTTCCATCCCTGTGACATCATCGGTCGTGGATCCTGGAGTAGGCTCCATTTCCCCTGCTTCTCCAAAGATCTCATTGGCCCCCACAGATG TAAAAGAACTTCCAGCCAAGGAACCTGGGAGGACTCTGGAGTCCCAGGAGCTGTCCCGGATAGCTGGGAAAG TTCCTGGCCTTCAGAATGAACAGAAGCGCTTTCAGCTGGAAGAACTGAGGAGATTTGGGGCCCAGTTTAAG CTGCAGTCCAGCGGCTCCCCTGAGCCCGGCCTGGATCCGTTTCCTCCCCGGGTCGTGAAGGAGGAGGCCAAGGGGAACGAGAAGGAGGCTGACGGTCTGTCGGCTTCGGAGCCCGTGGGGTCCCCAGGCTCCGCGAAGACGGAGTCCGTGTCAGATAAGGAGGACAAGCCACCGCTGCCGCCGGCGGGAGGCACGGAGGGCCCCGAGCAGCCCCTGCCATCTTGCCCAAGCCAAACTGGCAGCCCCCCGGTGGGCCTCCTCAAGGGAGACGACAAGGATGAGGGCCCCGTCGCCGA ACAAGTGAAGAAGTCCACACTGAACCCCAATGCCAAGGAGTTCAATCCCACAAAGCCTCTGCTGTCTGTG AATAAATCCACCAGTACCCCCACTTCTCCGGGGCCCCGGACTCATTCTACTCCCTCCATCCCGGTGCTGACAGCAGGCCAGAGTGGGCTCTACAGCCCCCAGTACATTTCCTACATACCTCAGATCCATATGGGACCGGCTGTCCAG GCCCCTCAGATGTATCCGTACCCTGTATCCAACTCTGTGCCTGGACAGCAGGGCAAATACCGGGGAGCAAAAG gctccctgcccccccagcGCTCGGACCAACACCAGCCAGCCTCAGCCCCTCCGATGATGCaggccgctgccgccgccggccCGCCCCTGGTGGCTGCCACGCCGTACTCCTCCTACATCCCTTACACGCCGCAGCAGTTCCCCGGCCAGCCCGCCATGATGCAGCCCATGGCCCACTACCCCTCGCAG CCGGTGTTTGCCCCCATGCTCCAGAGCAACCCACGCATGCTGACGTCGGGGAGCCATCCCCAGGCCATCGTGTCGTCCTCCACCCCTCAGTACCCTTCTGCAGAGCAGCCCACCGCCCAAGCCctctatg CCACTGTTCACCAGTCCTATCCACACCACGCCACGCAGCTCCATGCCCACCAGCCGCAGCCGGCCACCACGCCTACTGGGAGCCAGCCGCAGTCGCAGCATGCGGCCCCCAGTCCCGTCCAG CACCAGGCGGGGCAGGCCCCACACCTGGGCAGTGGACAGCCACAGCAGAATCTgtaccacccaggggccctgacagGCACGCCGCCTTCTCTGCCACCGGGACCTTCTGCCCAGTCCCCTCAGAGCAGCTTCCCCCAGCCAGCCGCTGTGTATGCCATCCATGCCCACCAGCAGCTGCCCCACGGCTTCACCAACATGGCCCACGTTACCCAG GCCCATGTCCAAACTGGAATCACAGCAGCCCCGCCCCCTCACCCTGGGGCTCCCCACCcgccccaggtgatgctgctgcaCCCACCCCAGAGCCATGGGGGCCCCCCCCAAGGCGCGGTGCCCCAGAGTGGGGTGCCTGCACTCTCAGCTTCCACACCCTCACCCTACCCCTACATCGGACACCCCCAAGGTGAGCAGCCCGGCCAGGCGCCTGGATTTCCAGGAGGAGCCGATGACAGGATTC TTCAATCTCATCCCTCCCAGCAGCTCCCCTTCCAACCCCCGGGGAACTGA